DNA from Stutzerimonas decontaminans:
GCCTTGCTTCTTCATGGAGTGGAACCCGCCGACTGCCTGGAACGCCATGGCCGATTTCCTAAAGGGCATCGCCGCGACACTGCCAGCCAAGCCGACTGCCATCGTGCTGATATCCGGCCATTGGCTGCAGCCGACTTTCAGCGTGACCAGTGCCGCTCGGCCCTGGCTGATCTACGACTATCACGGCTTTCCGCCGCATACCTATGAGTTGCGCTACTCGGCGCCGGGCGAACCGACCCTGGCCGCACGTATCGCCACCTTGCTCGAAGGCGCTTCGCTCGGTGGCCGTGAGGATGCGCTGCGTGGCTTCGACCACGGCATGTTCATCCCGCTGAAGCTGATGTTCCCGGATGCGGATGTTCCGGTGGTGCAGCTCTCGTTGCGCAGCGACTTCGACCCGCTGGCGCACATCGAAGCCGGTCGTGCCTTGCAGGTACTACGCGACGAAGGCGTGCTGATCGTCGGCAGCGGCATGAGCTTTCACAACATGCGCGGTTATGGCGACCCGCGTTTC
Protein-coding regions in this window:
- a CDS encoding DODA-type extradiol aromatic ring-opening family dioxygenase, with amino-acid sequence MTSSKPAPMPTLFVPHGAGPCFFMEWNPPTAWNAMADFLKGIAATLPAKPTAIVLISGHWLQPTFSVTSAARPWLIYDYHGFPPHTYELRYSAPGEPTLAARIATLLEGASLGGREDALRGFDHGMFIPLKLMFPDADVPVVQLSLRSDFDPLAHIEAGRALQVLRDEGVLIVGSGMSFHNMRGYGDPRFAPISDEFDHWLSAAVESAPEQRDLALQRWEQAPSARLCHPPRAEEHLIPLLVAAGAAGDSIGRKVFSDRVMHTTLSAYRFG